In a genomic window of Streptomyces sp. NBC_01231:
- a CDS encoding ArsB/NhaD family transporter, with amino-acid sequence MNGWQSWAAIIVFVATYGLIISEKIHRVGAALGGAALMLAIGATDDKSAFFSEHSGVDWNVIFLLMGMMMIVGVLKKTGLFEYLAIWAVKRAQARPFRVMVMLVVITAVVSALLDNVTTVLLIAPVTLLVCERLALPAAPFLIAEVFASNVGGIATLVGDPPNIIIASRAGLTFNDFLVHLAPLAVVLVVVLVALCRFLFRKSFVYDEARAEEVMALQEGEAIKDPRLLIQGLVVLALVVVGFVLHPVLHYEPSVVALLGAGLLIAVSAVETGEVLGEVEWPTLAFFAGLFIMIGGLIETGVIGEISKALADAIGDHELGGSMLLLGASAVLSGIVDNIPYVATMAPITSDLVQSMGSSGNHVMWWALAIGADLGGNATAIGASANVVVLGIAERNRQPISFWQFTKYGLVVTFVTVALSAGYVWLRYFALA; translated from the coding sequence GTGAACGGCTGGCAGAGCTGGGCGGCGATCATCGTCTTCGTCGCGACGTACGGTCTGATCATCAGCGAGAAGATCCACCGCGTGGGCGCGGCCCTTGGCGGTGCCGCGCTGATGCTCGCGATCGGCGCGACCGACGACAAGTCGGCCTTCTTCTCCGAGCACAGTGGCGTCGACTGGAACGTCATCTTCCTGCTCATGGGCATGATGATGATCGTCGGCGTGCTGAAGAAGACCGGCCTGTTCGAGTACCTGGCCATCTGGGCGGTGAAGCGGGCACAGGCCCGGCCCTTCCGTGTGATGGTCATGCTCGTCGTGATCACGGCGGTGGTCTCGGCGCTGCTCGACAACGTCACCACGGTCCTGCTCATCGCTCCGGTCACGCTGCTGGTGTGTGAGCGCCTGGCCCTGCCCGCCGCCCCGTTCCTGATCGCCGAGGTGTTCGCTTCCAACGTCGGCGGTATCGCGACGCTGGTGGGCGACCCGCCCAACATCATCATTGCCAGCCGGGCCGGCCTGACCTTCAACGACTTCCTGGTCCACCTCGCCCCGCTGGCCGTAGTCCTGGTCGTCGTCCTTGTCGCCCTGTGCCGCTTCCTGTTCCGCAAGTCGTTCGTCTACGACGAGGCCCGCGCCGAGGAGGTCATGGCACTTCAGGAGGGTGAAGCGATCAAGGACCCCCGGCTGCTCATCCAGGGGCTCGTGGTGCTCGCCCTGGTCGTCGTCGGCTTCGTGCTCCACCCGGTGCTGCACTACGAGCCCAGTGTCGTCGCCCTGCTGGGCGCCGGCCTGCTCATCGCGGTGTCCGCGGTGGAGACCGGGGAGGTGCTGGGGGAGGTCGAGTGGCCTACCCTCGCGTTCTTCGCCGGACTGTTCATCATGATCGGCGGTCTGATCGAGACCGGCGTCATCGGAGAGATCTCCAAGGCCCTCGCCGACGCCATCGGGGACCACGAACTCGGCGGCTCCATGCTGCTATTGGGCGCGTCGGCCGTGTTGTCGGGCATCGTGGACAACATCCCCTATGTCGCGACGATGGCACCCATCACCAGCGACCTGGTGCAGTCGATGGGCAGTTCGGGCAATCACGTCATGTGGTGGGCTTTGGCCATCGGAGCGGACCTGGGCGGCAACGCCACCGCGATCGGCGCGAGTGCCAACGTGGTCGTGCTGGGCATCGCCGAACGCAACCGGCAGCCCATCTCCTTCTGGCAGTTCACCAAGTACGGCCTGGTCGTCACCTTCGTCACCGTGGCACTCTCGGCGGGGTACGTGTGGCTGCGCTACTTCGCCCTCGCCTGA
- a CDS encoding sigma-70 family RNA polymerase sigma factor → MDSTANDRFDTSRFEASRNRLASLAYRLLGSAADAEDAVQDAFLHWQATDRQRIKVPEAWLTKVVTNLCLDRLRSAQARRERTVGAWLPEPLLDGDPMLGPADTFEQRESVSLAVLTLMERLSPLERAVYVLREAFSHNHAEIAEILDITDSASQQHLHRARHRITAARRGGGEVDPASARRIVEEFLAAATSGRTERLVALLTDDATAISDGAGLTEKLLRYDTPQRIAAIARAGFKSTPAKQRLAGGISAVHYALVNGAPAILFVPDGKVVGAVTFDITGGKIATVRGIAAPARLVRLTETWRQHGPDTPLITQW, encoded by the coding sequence GTGGACAGCACCGCCAATGATCGCTTCGACACCAGCCGGTTCGAGGCCAGCCGGAACCGGCTGGCCTCGCTGGCGTACCGGCTGCTTGGCTCCGCCGCCGACGCGGAAGACGCCGTGCAGGATGCGTTCTTGCACTGGCAGGCTACCGACCGGCAGCGGATCAAGGTGCCGGAAGCATGGCTGACCAAGGTCGTCACCAACCTGTGCCTCGACCGGCTCCGCTCGGCGCAGGCCCGCCGCGAACGCACCGTCGGTGCCTGGCTGCCCGAACCGCTCCTCGACGGCGACCCGATGCTCGGCCCGGCCGACACATTCGAGCAGCGTGAATCGGTCTCCCTGGCCGTGCTGACCCTCATGGAGCGTCTGTCACCGCTGGAGCGGGCCGTCTACGTCCTGCGCGAAGCGTTCTCCCACAACCACGCCGAGATCGCCGAGATCCTCGACATCACCGATTCCGCAAGCCAGCAGCACCTCCACCGGGCCCGGCACCGCATCACCGCCGCGCGCCGCGGTGGCGGCGAAGTCGACCCGGCATCCGCCCGCAGGATCGTCGAGGAATTCCTCGCCGCTGCCACCTCGGGCCGCACCGAACGCCTGGTGGCGCTGCTCACCGACGACGCGACCGCGATCTCCGACGGTGCCGGCCTGACCGAGAAGCTGCTGCGGTACGACACTCCGCAGCGTATCGCCGCCATCGCACGGGCCGGCTTCAAATCCACACCCGCAAAACAGCGACTTGCCGGCGGAATCTCCGCTGTCCACTACGCGCTCGTCAACGGCGCCCCCGCCATCCTTTTCGTGCCCGACGGCAAGGTCGTCGGCGCCGTGACGTTCGACATCACAGGCGGCAAGATCGCAACCGTGCGCGGCATCGCCGCCCCCGCCCGCCTCGTCCGCCTCACCGAAACCTGGCGGCAGCACGGACCGGACACACCGCTCATCACCCAGTGGTGA
- the nhaA gene encoding Na+/H+ antiporter NhaA, producing the protein MAAAPRSRSPFLGLLPWPERQAVARALRTETVGGLVLLAAAVVALVWANSPLASSYSTLRDFHFGIPALGLDLSVGHWTSDGLLTVFFLVAGIELKRELVVGSLRTPATAALPVIAAACGMAVPAALYAATAAVGGGSMDGWAVPMATDIAFALAVLAVISTHLPTALRAFLLTLAVVDDLGAILIIALFFTSSLNFWALAGAFAGLVVFYLLQRLRVRGWWWYLPLGVVIWALMYNGGIHATVAGVAMGLILRTTRDEGEKASPGERTGHLLHPLSAGVCVPLFALFAAGVSVSGDALGKVFTTPEPLGVVIGLVAGKILGIFAGTYLAARFTRAQLNPELAWADVFGLATLAGIGFTVALLIGELAFPGTATGEHVKAAVLIASLTAALIAALLLRRRNTVYRRLYEEENIDEDADGIPDIYQRTPGSGA; encoded by the coding sequence TTGGCCGCTGCACCGCGCTCCCGTTCCCCCTTCCTCGGTCTTCTGCCCTGGCCCGAACGCCAGGCCGTTGCCCGGGCGTTGCGCACGGAGACCGTCGGCGGGCTGGTCCTGCTGGCCGCCGCGGTGGTGGCGCTGGTGTGGGCGAACAGCCCACTGGCCAGTTCTTACAGCACACTTCGTGACTTCCACTTCGGGATACCGGCGCTGGGTCTGGATCTGTCGGTCGGGCACTGGACCTCTGATGGGCTGCTGACCGTCTTCTTCCTGGTCGCGGGGATCGAGCTGAAGCGGGAACTGGTGGTGGGCTCGCTGCGTACCCCAGCCACCGCCGCGCTGCCGGTCATCGCGGCCGCGTGCGGCATGGCGGTGCCCGCGGCCCTCTATGCCGCCACCGCCGCTGTCGGCGGGGGCAGCATGGACGGATGGGCGGTGCCGATGGCCACCGACATCGCCTTCGCCCTGGCGGTCCTGGCGGTCATCTCCACCCACCTGCCGACCGCCCTGCGCGCCTTCCTGCTCACCCTCGCCGTCGTCGACGACCTCGGCGCGATCCTGATCATCGCTCTCTTCTTCACCTCCAGCCTCAACTTCTGGGCGCTCGCCGGGGCGTTCGCGGGTCTGGTCGTCTTCTATCTGCTGCAGCGGCTGCGGGTGCGCGGCTGGTGGTGGTACCTGCCGCTGGGTGTGGTGATCTGGGCGCTGATGTACAACGGCGGTATCCACGCCACCGTCGCCGGCGTCGCCATGGGCCTGATCCTGCGCACCACCCGCGACGAAGGCGAGAAGGCTTCGCCCGGAGAGCGCACTGGGCATCTGCTGCATCCGCTGTCCGCCGGGGTCTGTGTGCCGCTGTTCGCGCTGTTCGCCGCCGGGGTCAGCGTCTCCGGCGACGCGCTGGGCAAGGTGTTCACCACCCCCGAGCCCCTCGGCGTGGTCATCGGCCTTGTCGCGGGCAAGATCCTCGGCATCTTCGCCGGCACCTACCTGGCCGCCCGCTTCACCCGCGCCCAGCTCAACCCAGAACTCGCCTGGGCCGACGTCTTCGGCCTCGCGACACTGGCCGGCATCGGCTTCACCGTCGCCCTGCTCATCGGTGAACTCGCCTTCCCCGGCACCGCCACCGGCGAGCACGTAAAGGCCGCCGTCCTCATCGCCTCCCTGACCGCGGCCCTGATCGCCGCCCTGCTCCTGCGCCGCAGGAACACCGTCTACCGCCGCCTGTACGAGGAGGAGAACATCGACGAGGACGCCGACGGCATCCCCGACATCTACCAGCGCACCCCAGGCAGCGGCGCATGA
- a CDS encoding helix-turn-helix domain-containing protein: MADRELPEQYLDGYAEILAEVSATGRRLTRDEISSRRALGEQAAEAGHGLRALVSAHLAAARTAWPPSPGSADDALAAVQQIIDAFAEGYERAQLVAVRQEEAARREFIDDLLYGRSDLGRLAERAERFGLRLSHAHAVAVAHGPAAYDEGDPVPQQVERALISRFGDRSILLTTKDGRLLCIAPGHQDEVLAYFAKQAHAATDGGRVAIGRPQPGPGGVVQSYEEALGVLELAERLHLDAPVLRSADLLVYPVLTRDRQAMADLVAGTLGPLTTARGGAQPLLDTLTAYFDSGCVAAEAARRLTLSVRALTYRLERIHKLTGANPADPAHRYMLQTAVIGARLLDWPAKDL, translated from the coding sequence GTGGCAGACCGGGAACTCCCGGAGCAGTATCTGGACGGTTACGCCGAGATACTGGCCGAGGTATCGGCCACGGGGCGACGCCTCACCCGGGACGAGATCTCCTCCCGCCGCGCCCTCGGTGAGCAGGCAGCCGAGGCCGGACACGGGCTGCGCGCCCTCGTCAGCGCGCATCTGGCCGCCGCCCGCACGGCCTGGCCCCCTTCACCCGGCTCCGCCGACGACGCGCTTGCCGCCGTGCAGCAGATCATCGACGCCTTCGCCGAGGGATACGAACGCGCCCAGCTAGTCGCCGTGCGCCAGGAAGAGGCCGCCCGCCGCGAGTTCATCGACGACCTTCTCTACGGCCGCAGCGACCTCGGCCGCCTCGCCGAACGCGCCGAACGCTTCGGCCTGCGCCTGTCCCACGCCCACGCAGTCGCCGTCGCACACGGCCCCGCCGCCTACGACGAGGGCGACCCGGTGCCGCAGCAGGTGGAACGGGCGCTCATCTCCCGCTTCGGCGACCGCAGCATCCTGCTCACCACCAAGGACGGCCGGCTGCTGTGCATCGCCCCCGGCCACCAGGACGAGGTCCTCGCCTACTTCGCCAAACAGGCCCACGCCGCCACCGACGGCGGCCGGGTCGCCATCGGACGACCCCAACCGGGCCCGGGAGGCGTCGTCCAGTCCTACGAGGAGGCCCTGGGCGTCCTCGAACTCGCCGAGCGCCTCCACCTCGACGCCCCTGTTCTGCGCTCCGCCGACCTGCTGGTCTACCCCGTTCTCACCCGCGACCGCCAAGCCATGGCCGACCTCGTCGCCGGCACTCTGGGCCCGCTCACCACGGCCCGCGGCGGCGCGCAGCCGCTCCTCGACACGCTCACCGCGTACTTCGACTCCGGCTGCGTGGCCGCCGAGGCCGCCCGCCGCCTCACTCTCAGCGTGCGGGCTCTGACCTACCGCCTGGAACGCATCCACAAACTCACCGGCGCCAACCCGGCCGATCCCGCCCACCGTTACATGCTCCAGACAGCGGTGATCGGCGCGCGGCTGCTGGACTGGCCGGCCAAGGACCTCTGA
- a CDS encoding alpha/beta hydrolase → MGEYVELPGVKTWYEAEGAGDPLLLLHGGLCTNETWEAQRADLAARYRLFLPERRGHGHTPDVEGSLSYQDMADDTIAFIESVVQGPAHLVGWSDGGIVALLVAIARPDLVRKVVAMGANFLPGPESSAAPALLDHMSADAPDMAAFREMYEAASPDGAEHWPVIVNKLLDMIRTQPTISTDDLARISAPTLVLVGDDDLMTLEHTLALYRAIPDSELAVVPGTSHTLPLEKPQQVNRLILDFLTNDPVPTMLPIRRATGTPSDGSPA, encoded by the coding sequence ATGGGCGAATATGTGGAGCTACCCGGCGTGAAGACGTGGTACGAGGCAGAGGGCGCTGGCGACCCGCTGCTCCTCCTTCACGGCGGCTTGTGCACGAACGAGACCTGGGAGGCCCAGCGGGCCGATCTCGCGGCGAGGTACCGCCTGTTCCTCCCCGAGCGCCGCGGCCACGGGCATACACCCGATGTTGAGGGATCGCTGTCGTACCAGGACATGGCCGACGACACCATCGCCTTCATCGAGTCGGTCGTCCAAGGCCCGGCCCATCTCGTCGGATGGAGCGATGGCGGGATTGTCGCCCTGCTCGTCGCCATTGCCCGCCCTGACCTGGTCCGGAAGGTGGTGGCCATGGGGGCCAACTTCCTCCCCGGTCCGGAAAGCTCTGCGGCGCCGGCGTTGCTGGACCACATGTCGGCGGATGCTCCCGATATGGCGGCGTTCCGTGAGATGTACGAAGCCGCGTCGCCAGACGGCGCCGAACACTGGCCGGTCATCGTGAACAAGCTGCTCGACATGATCCGCACACAGCCCACGATCTCCACCGACGACCTGGCCCGTATCAGCGCGCCCACACTCGTCCTCGTCGGTGACGACGACCTCATGACACTCGAACACACGCTTGCCCTGTACCGCGCGATCCCCGACTCCGAACTGGCCGTCGTCCCGGGAACCTCTCACACGCTGCCGCTGGAGAAGCCCCAGCAGGTCAACCGCCTCATTCTCGACTTCCTCACGAACGACCCGGTCCCAACGATGCTCCCCATCCGGCGCGCCACGGGGACGCCATCAGACGGCAGTCCGGCATAA
- a CDS encoding SPFH domain-containing protein, with the protein MSSVVVAVVGVVVLLVLLALVVVTRYKVAGPSEAFIVTGRRGKKATDPETGRIFTDNSGQKVVVGGGVFVVPFVQQKFTLDLSSRHIPVAVRGAVTLRGVKAHLEGVAIVKVGGSEDSIRAAAQRFLMQQDGIVGFTQEVLSGALRAIVGRMSVEDIIRDRAAFAGQVAEEAEASLSGQGLVLDAFQIQDISTEGSYLEDLGRPEAARAKQEADIAEAVARRAAEQARLKAEEEIAIAQRTFALKQAEIKAETDEAAARAAAAGPLAEAARSQEVLSEQEKVAERQAALTDRELDSKVRKPADAARYQAEQEAEARRIALVKQAEADAQRSRLTGEGEKAHRAALADAVRIEGEAEAAAIGAKGAAEAEAMQKKADAFAQYGDAAVLQMLVEVLPQVVAKASEPLSAIDKMTVISTDGASQLSRTVADNVAQGMELLSSTTGVDLADLLKGMTQRAGGTRATTAAPAEANGKIEVTG; encoded by the coding sequence ATGAGTTCAGTCGTTGTCGCGGTCGTGGGAGTCGTCGTACTCCTGGTCCTGCTGGCACTGGTCGTGGTCACGCGTTACAAGGTGGCCGGTCCCAGTGAGGCGTTCATCGTCACCGGGCGGCGCGGCAAGAAAGCCACCGATCCGGAGACCGGCCGGATCTTCACCGACAACAGCGGGCAGAAGGTCGTGGTCGGCGGCGGCGTGTTCGTCGTACCGTTCGTGCAGCAGAAGTTCACTCTCGACCTCTCCTCACGGCACATCCCTGTCGCGGTGCGCGGCGCCGTCACCCTGCGCGGGGTCAAGGCCCACCTGGAGGGTGTTGCCATCGTCAAGGTCGGCGGCAGCGAGGACTCCATCCGCGCCGCGGCCCAGCGGTTCCTGATGCAGCAGGACGGCATCGTCGGCTTCACCCAGGAAGTGCTCTCCGGCGCGCTGCGCGCCATTGTCGGCCGGATGTCGGTGGAGGACATCATCCGCGACCGCGCCGCGTTCGCCGGGCAGGTGGCCGAGGAGGCGGAGGCGAGCCTGTCCGGGCAGGGCCTGGTGCTGGACGCCTTCCAGATCCAGGACATCAGCACCGAGGGCTCCTACCTGGAGGACCTCGGCCGCCCGGAGGCCGCCCGAGCCAAGCAGGAGGCCGACATCGCCGAGGCCGTGGCCCGGCGGGCTGCCGAGCAGGCGCGGCTGAAGGCCGAGGAGGAGATCGCGATCGCGCAGCGGACGTTCGCTTTGAAGCAGGCCGAGATCAAGGCCGAGACGGACGAGGCCGCCGCCCGGGCCGCTGCTGCCGGCCCGCTGGCCGAGGCCGCGCGATCGCAGGAGGTGCTGAGCGAGCAGGAGAAGGTCGCCGAGCGGCAGGCCGCGCTGACCGACCGGGAACTGGACAGCAAGGTCCGCAAGCCCGCCGACGCCGCCCGCTACCAGGCCGAGCAGGAGGCCGAGGCCCGCCGGATCGCGCTGGTCAAGCAGGCCGAGGCCGACGCCCAGCGCTCCCGGCTGACGGGTGAGGGCGAGAAGGCACACCGTGCCGCGCTCGCCGACGCGGTCCGTATCGAGGGCGAGGCCGAGGCCGCCGCGATCGGCGCGAAGGGTGCCGCCGAGGCCGAGGCGATGCAGAAGAAGGCCGATGCGTTCGCCCAGTACGGCGACGCGGCCGTGCTGCAGATGCTCGTCGAGGTCCTGCCGCAGGTCGTGGCCAAGGCGTCCGAGCCGCTCAGCGCCATCGACAAGATGACGGTCATCTCCACCGACGGCGCCAGCCAGCTGTCGCGCACCGTCGCCGACAACGTCGCCCAGGGCATGGAACTCCTCAGCTCCACCACCGGAGTCGACCTCGCCGACCTGCTCAAGGGCATGACCCAGCGAGCCGGCGGGACCCGGGCCACAACCGCGGCTCCCGCCGAAGCCAACGGAAAGATCGAGGTCACCGGCTGA
- a CDS encoding CBS domain-containing protein has protein sequence MRARDLAVEYETVSVDSDAMDAARLMAEHKLPGLLVLDEQGQPTAILPASQMIKMLVPAYVIEDPTLAAVVDEKHADRLCQALVGRSVGDCLPSKAAPPPIADPDDTALEVAALMAQVRSPLMAVAEKVNPGPGDREQGRTRLLGVITASHLLHELLGAAQAR, from the coding sequence GTGCGCGCTCGAGACCTGGCGGTCGAATACGAAACGGTGAGCGTCGACAGCGACGCCATGGACGCAGCCCGGCTTATGGCCGAGCACAAGCTGCCAGGCCTGCTGGTACTGGACGAGCAGGGCCAGCCGACGGCGATCCTGCCCGCCTCCCAGATGATCAAAATGCTGGTGCCCGCCTACGTCATCGAAGACCCCACCCTCGCCGCCGTCGTCGACGAGAAGCACGCCGACCGACTCTGCCAGGCGCTGGTCGGCCGCAGCGTCGGAGACTGCCTGCCCAGCAAAGCAGCCCCGCCGCCGATCGCCGACCCCGACGACACGGCGCTGGAGGTAGCCGCTCTCATGGCACAGGTACGCAGCCCGCTGATGGCAGTCGCCGAGAAGGTCAACCCCGGACCGGGCGACCGAGAGCAAGGCCGTACCCGACTCCTGGGCGTGATCACGGCCTCGCACCTCCTGCACGAACTGCTGGGCGCTGCGCAGGCACGTTGA
- a CDS encoding alanine:cation symporter family protein, which produces MSLESVTTSIDDAVSDFFEPVATNVGEIVFYTVPVGDTDLPLIVAWLVIAGLVFTGWFGLIQVRKFKLAIDVVRGKYDEKGSPGEVNHFQALTAAVSGTVGLGNIAGVAVAVSIGGPGATFWMILCGLLGMATKFVEVTLGVKYREEHEDGTVSGGPMHYLPKGLAERFGNGGAKFGKILAVLASIMVLFFGLFGGNLFQTNQSYAQVASTFGGEDGFMASSAGAVLFGLVVAALVGLVLLGGIRSIASVTSKLVPAMAGLYIVACLVVILANVTAVPDAFQGIIQGAFEADGVTGGAIGALIVGFQRAAFSNEAGLGSAPIAHSAVKTKHPASEGLVALLEPFIDTVVICTMTALTIAIANPASWAEARAGEDIGGVTITSDAFETVLPWFPDLLTVAVLLFAFSTILTWGYYGLKAWSYLFGKTRTSEITFKAIWSLFVVAGSLLSLDTLISLADSALFLLSVFNIIGLYLLAPVVKRELISFLDFVRSRDTQAAVGGGDPKDERESTKVV; this is translated from the coding sequence ATGTCACTCGAGTCCGTCACCACATCCATCGACGACGCCGTCAGCGATTTCTTCGAACCCGTCGCCACCAACGTCGGCGAGATCGTCTTCTATACCGTGCCCGTCGGCGACACCGACCTTCCGCTCATCGTCGCCTGGCTTGTCATTGCGGGCCTGGTCTTCACCGGCTGGTTCGGGCTGATCCAGGTACGCAAGTTCAAGCTCGCCATCGACGTCGTGCGCGGCAAGTACGACGAGAAGGGCTCGCCCGGTGAAGTCAACCACTTCCAGGCGCTGACCGCCGCCGTCTCCGGCACCGTCGGCCTCGGCAACATCGCCGGTGTCGCCGTCGCCGTCTCCATCGGCGGCCCCGGCGCCACCTTCTGGATGATCCTGTGCGGCCTGCTCGGCATGGCGACCAAGTTCGTCGAGGTCACCCTCGGCGTGAAGTACCGCGAGGAGCACGAGGACGGCACCGTCTCCGGCGGTCCGATGCACTACCTGCCCAAGGGGCTCGCCGAGCGCTTCGGCAACGGCGGCGCCAAGTTCGGCAAGATACTCGCCGTCCTGGCCTCCATCATGGTCCTCTTCTTCGGCCTGTTCGGCGGCAACCTGTTCCAGACCAACCAGAGCTACGCGCAGGTCGCTTCGACCTTCGGCGGCGAGGACGGCTTCATGGCCTCCTCCGCCGGTGCCGTCCTCTTCGGACTGGTGGTCGCCGCACTGGTCGGCCTCGTACTGCTCGGCGGTATCCGCTCCATCGCCTCGGTCACCAGCAAGCTGGTCCCGGCGATGGCCGGCCTGTACATCGTGGCCTGCCTGGTCGTCATCCTGGCGAACGTCACCGCGGTGCCGGACGCCTTCCAGGGCATCATCCAGGGCGCATTCGAGGCCGACGGCGTCACGGGCGGTGCGATCGGCGCCCTGATCGTCGGCTTCCAGCGCGCAGCCTTCTCCAACGAGGCCGGTCTGGGCTCCGCCCCGATCGCCCACTCCGCGGTCAAGACCAAGCACCCCGCGAGCGAGGGTCTGGTCGCCCTGCTGGAGCCGTTCATCGACACCGTCGTCATCTGCACCATGACCGCGCTGACCATCGCCATCGCCAACCCGGCCAGCTGGGCCGAAGCACGCGCGGGTGAGGACATCGGCGGCGTCACCATCACCTCCGACGCCTTCGAGACCGTGCTGCCCTGGTTCCCTGACCTGCTGACCGTCGCGGTGCTGCTGTTCGCCTTCTCCACGATCCTGACCTGGGGCTACTACGGCCTCAAGGCGTGGTCGTACCTCTTCGGCAAGACCCGGACCAGCGAGATCACCTTCAAGGCCATCTGGAGCCTGTTCGTCGTCGCCGGCTCCCTTCTCTCCCTCGACACGCTGATCAGCCTGGCCGACTCGGCCCTGTTCCTGCTGTCGGTGTTCAACATCATCGGCCTCTACCTGCTGGCCCCCGTGGTCAAGCGCGAGCTCATCTCCTTCCTGGACTTCGTCCGGAGCCGCGACACGCAGGCCGCCGTGGGCGGCGGGGACCCCAAGGACGAGCGGGAGTCCACCAAGGTCGTCTGA
- a CDS encoding ABC transporter permease, whose amino-acid sequence MDTPAPRAADTLPSSWPTVARTVVLLTALLSVLLTAFAWPSVRSHVHDVPIAVAGPPAAVKQVSAALDQRLPGGFAITEVADTSAAERLIRDREVYGAIDVSSGAPQVITASAAGTAVAQTLQGVAVGLGQAQGPSKTSPVRDIVALPADDPRGAGLAAGALPLVMGGLLAALLLTRLVRGIARQVAGALTFAITGGLAVAALLQFWLGSLDDSYLINTGAIALAIAATSLTIIGLESHLGYAGFGLGAVIMMLIGNPLSGTSTAPEMLPGWSGTLGQLLPPGAGGQLLRSTAFFDGHGSTHSVLVLMTWLGFGVALCLASGRPRREHRLAAGSAENAGSAGSAENVPAQPSS is encoded by the coding sequence ATGGATACGCCGGCCCCACGCGCAGCCGACACACTGCCGTCGTCCTGGCCGACGGTCGCCAGGACAGTCGTCCTGCTCACAGCACTCCTCAGTGTGCTGCTCACCGCCTTCGCCTGGCCGTCGGTGCGGTCGCATGTGCACGACGTGCCGATCGCCGTCGCCGGACCGCCCGCCGCGGTCAAACAGGTCAGCGCCGCGCTCGACCAACGTCTTCCGGGCGGCTTCGCGATCACCGAGGTCGCCGACACCTCAGCCGCCGAACGGTTGATCCGCGACCGGGAGGTGTACGGGGCGATAGACGTCAGCTCCGGCGCTCCGCAGGTCATCACAGCCTCGGCCGCCGGCACGGCGGTCGCCCAGACCCTGCAGGGCGTCGCGGTGGGGCTCGGTCAGGCGCAGGGCCCCAGCAAGACGTCCCCTGTCCGCGACATCGTCGCCCTGCCGGCCGACGACCCCCGCGGCGCCGGCCTGGCCGCCGGAGCCCTGCCCCTGGTCATGGGCGGCCTGCTCGCCGCGCTGCTACTGACCAGGCTCGTCCGCGGCATCGCCCGCCAGGTCGCCGGGGCACTCACCTTCGCGATCACCGGAGGCCTGGCCGTGGCAGCGCTCCTGCAGTTCTGGCTCGGCTCGCTGGACGATTCCTACCTGATCAACACCGGCGCGATCGCCCTGGCCATCGCCGCCACATCCCTGACCATCATCGGGCTGGAGTCACACCTCGGGTACGCCGGTTTCGGCCTCGGCGCCGTCATCATGATGCTCATCGGCAACCCCCTGTCAGGCACCTCGACCGCACCCGAGATGCTGCCGGGCTGGTCCGGCACGCTCGGCCAGCTGCTGCCGCCCGGGGCGGGCGGCCAGTTGCTGCGCTCCACAGCCTTCTTCGACGGCCACGGCTCCACCCACTCCGTCCTCGTGCTCATGACCTGGCTCGGATTCGGTGTCGCGCTTTGTCTGGCCAGCGGTCGACCCAGGCGCGAGCACCGCCTGGCCGCCGGATCCGCCGAGAACGCCGGGTCCGCCGGGTCCGCCGAGAACGTGCCAGCACAGCCGTCTAGTTAG